From Weissella diestrammenae, a single genomic window includes:
- the rsmD gene encoding 16S rRNA (guanine(966)-N(2))-methyltransferase RsmD, whose amino-acid sequence MRIVSGTFGGRPLKAVPGNATRPTTDKVKEAIFSMIGPYFDGGRSLDLYAGSGGLSIEGVSRGISQAVLVDRQRLAIETIKSNILVTKAADQFTVLKQTADAAITHLQGEAPFDIFYFDPPYAKQTIAADVERLQATKLIAPEALLVAETDQNAQLPDEFSQFKLWKRKDYGITVVSIYSYEGE is encoded by the coding sequence ATGCGAATTGTAAGTGGTACATTTGGTGGACGTCCGTTGAAAGCAGTCCCAGGAAATGCAACTCGACCCACGACTGACAAGGTAAAAGAAGCAATTTTTAGTATGATTGGTCCATATTTTGATGGTGGGCGCTCGTTAGATTTATATGCCGGATCAGGTGGTTTAAGTATTGAGGGCGTTTCACGTGGTATTTCGCAGGCCGTGTTAGTTGATCGACAACGCTTAGCCATTGAGACGATTAAATCAAATATTCTAGTCACTAAAGCTGCCGATCAATTCACTGTGTTAAAACAGACGGCTGATGCCGCTATTACGCATTTACAGGGTGAAGCACCATTCGATATTTTTTATTTTGATCCACCATACGCAAAGCAGACAATTGCCGCTGATGTTGAACGCTTGCAGGCTACAAAATTGATTGCACCGGAAGCTCTTTTGGTCGCTGAAACAGATCAAAATGCACAATTACCTGATGAATTTAGTCAATTTAAACTTTGGAAACGTAAAGATTATGGTATTACAGTTGTTTCAATTTATAGCTATGAAGGAGAATAA
- a CDS encoding FtsW/RodA/SpoVE family cell cycle protein, which translates to MLKAIQQKMKYFDWWIALIILSLMAFGGVMVFSASAGMAGSPTTYLMKQVIFYALAIAIILVIYQLNSKWIRMLGIVSYIAMMISFILMLVAFFFPPINGAKGWITLGSISIQPVEFYKVSLILWFTFALTRGNRTASNNLKKHWIAFFIIYATGTGILALYPDNGGIIITMGIVVMMVLSSGVRSIWAVSTMALSLGIWQLGVRAIEPVIAQSNNYGLQRFLAYLNPWKYAQTTGNQLINSYYAISNGGLFGRGIGNSIQKSGNLPEPNTDFIMAVVSEELGAISVGLIIVALLVVIWRMVYYAFQTNYLRYRLLLIGVSAYLFFQIIVNLGGVGGALPITGVTFPLISVGGSSILSLGIALGIALNVIAHIKKETEFKNRERS; encoded by the coding sequence ATGCTTAAAGCAATTCAACAAAAAATGAAATATTTTGATTGGTGGATTGCACTAATTATTTTATCTTTAATGGCTTTTGGTGGCGTCATGGTGTTCTCAGCTAGTGCTGGTATGGCTGGCTCACCGACGACGTACTTGATGAAGCAGGTTATTTTTTATGCTTTAGCCATAGCTATTATTCTAGTCATTTATCAATTGAATTCGAAATGGATTAGAATGTTAGGCATAGTCTCGTATATAGCGATGATGATTTCTTTCATTTTAATGCTAGTAGCCTTTTTCTTTCCGCCAATTAATGGGGCGAAAGGGTGGATTACACTAGGGTCTATTTCCATTCAACCAGTCGAATTTTATAAAGTTAGTTTGATTCTGTGGTTTACATTTGCTTTGACGCGTGGGAACCGAACAGCAAGTAATAACTTGAAAAAACATTGGATAGCGTTTTTTATTATCTATGCGACTGGAACTGGTATCCTAGCGCTTTATCCTGACAATGGGGGCATTATTATTACCATGGGGATCGTCGTTATGATGGTCTTAAGTTCAGGTGTCCGATCAATTTGGGCGGTGAGTACAATGGCACTGTCCCTTGGCATTTGGCAATTAGGTGTGCGGGCAATTGAGCCTGTCATTGCGCAATCTAACAATTATGGTTTGCAACGATTCTTGGCGTATTTAAACCCGTGGAAATATGCACAAACAACGGGTAATCAATTGATTAATTCTTACTATGCGATTAGTAATGGCGGCCTTTTCGGTCGCGGCATCGGGAATAGCATTCAAAAGTCAGGTAATTTACCAGAACCAAACACAGATTTTATTATGGCTGTCGTCAGTGAGGAATTGGGTGCCATTTCCGTTGGCCTGATTATTGTTGCGCTCCTCGTTGTTATTTGGCGAATGGTATATTATGCTTTCCAAACTAATTATTTGCGCTATCGTTTATTATTAATTGGTGTTTCGGCGTATCTGTTCTTTCAGATTATTGTTAATCTGGGTGGTGTTGGTGGCGCGTTACCGATTACTGGAGTGACTTTCCCCCTAATTTCAGTCGGTGGATCGTCAATTTTATCATTAGGTATTGCTCTTGGTATCGCTTTGAACGTGATTGCACATATTAAAAAAGAAACTGAATTTAAAAATCGGGAGAGGAGTTAG
- a CDS encoding inositol monophosphatase family protein, with the protein MGDRITHLTKLDQTVLKWLADVQATVMKRIQQKVTVETKSNYRDLVTNIDREVEQYYVSAIRMFDPHAKILGEEGFGDQVKDMKGHVWLVDPIDGTMNFVKQKSEFATMLAYFEDGKPVMAWIMDVAQNETIHGGPDYGVYLNGQLMSKQVDSQLATGLVILSGARLLYEEYGFSEIAKSALGYRVYGSAGISFMHVLKGQANAYASYMKPWDYAAGMILSQSIGLKVGTIDGTPVNVLLSSVILTATQGTFDDIMVLEAKL; encoded by the coding sequence ATGGGTGACCGGATAACACATTTAACCAAATTAGATCAAACCGTTTTAAAATGGTTAGCTGATGTTCAAGCCACTGTGATGAAACGGATTCAACAAAAAGTCACGGTTGAAACTAAAAGTAATTATCGTGATTTAGTGACCAACATTGATCGCGAAGTCGAACAGTATTATGTGTCAGCCATTCGTATGTTTGATCCGCATGCTAAAATTCTTGGTGAAGAAGGCTTTGGAGATCAGGTTAAAGACATGAAAGGCCATGTTTGGTTGGTTGATCCCATCGACGGCACAATGAATTTTGTGAAGCAAAAGTCAGAATTTGCGACGATGTTAGCATATTTTGAAGATGGTAAACCCGTGATGGCTTGGATTATGGATGTCGCTCAAAATGAGACCATTCACGGCGGGCCCGACTACGGGGTTTATTTAAATGGCCAATTGATGTCTAAACAAGTTGATAGTCAGTTAGCGACTGGACTCGTTATATTATCTGGTGCGCGTTTGCTTTATGAAGAGTATGGTTTTTCAGAAATTGCTAAATCAGCATTAGGTTATCGCGTGTATGGCTCAGCCGGTATTTCATTTATGCACGTTTTAAAAGGCCAAGCAAATGCCTATGCAAGTTATATGAAACCATGGGATTACGCAGCGGGGATGATTTTGAGCCAATCAATAGGTTTGAAGGTGGGAACAATTGACGGTACCCCTGTGAATGTGTTATTATCAAGTGTCATTCTAACAGCGACACAAGGTACATTTGATGACATCATGGTACTTGAGGCAAAATTATAA
- the coaD gene encoding pantetheine-phosphate adenylyltransferase codes for MNTVLFPGSFDPFTNGHLDIVKRAAKLFDQVVIAVGTNRSKKYLFTPEEKMALIEQSIKAAGIQNASVVALSGLTIDFVKEIGAVAIVRGLRNETDYLYERDIAEMNGKLGQVETVFLMARPENQNISSTILKEVASFGADVSTLVPEVVSKAIQQKFAH; via the coding sequence ATGAACACTGTCCTTTTTCCAGGTAGTTTTGACCCTTTTACAAATGGGCATCTAGATATTGTTAAACGTGCTGCAAAACTATTTGATCAAGTAGTTATCGCTGTTGGTACAAATCGCTCAAAAAAGTACTTGTTTACGCCAGAGGAAAAGATGGCGCTAATTGAACAGTCAATTAAGGCTGCAGGCATTCAAAATGCATCAGTGGTGGCATTATCGGGATTAACAATCGATTTTGTAAAAGAGATTGGTGCGGTAGCCATTGTTCGTGGACTACGTAATGAAACAGATTACCTTTATGAACGCGATATTGCCGAAATGAACGGTAAACTAGGCCAGGTAGAGACGGTCTTCTTAATGGCCCGCCCAGAGAATCAAAATATCTCTAGTACGATTCTAAAGGAAGTTGCAAGTTTTGGTGCGGATGTTTCAACTTTAGTGCCTGAAGTAGTCAGCAAAGCCATTCAACAAAAATTTGCGCATTAA
- a CDS encoding amino acid ABC transporter permease gives MIEFLRLAGQYLPELFLAALKYTLPLTAISFSIGVVIATMVAMIRIMKQPQTIMLKWGCNFLQWFAAFYVWVFRSTPMIVQLFIVFYGLPNAKIDFFSNAWISAITVFSLNTGAYASESIRAAILSVDHGQKEAALSMGLNNRQAYWHIILPQAARIAVPPLSNSLISLVKDTSLASVITIVETFYLSQQIAAQNYRILSMYLLVAFIYATITTILTMGQQFLELYASRYLN, from the coding sequence ATGATTGAATTTTTACGACTGGCAGGTCAGTATTTACCGGAGTTATTTTTAGCCGCGCTTAAATATACGTTACCCTTAACGGCCATTTCATTTTCGATTGGTGTGGTTATTGCAACAATGGTCGCAATGATCCGAATTATGAAGCAACCGCAAACAATCATGCTCAAGTGGGGATGTAATTTTTTACAATGGTTTGCTGCTTTTTATGTCTGGGTATTCCGATCAACACCGATGATTGTTCAGTTATTCATCGTTTTTTATGGCTTACCAAATGCCAAAATCGATTTCTTCTCCAACGCATGGATTAGTGCTATCACTGTTTTTTCATTGAATACGGGTGCTTATGCTTCTGAAAGTATTCGTGCAGCCATTTTGTCAGTTGACCACGGACAAAAAGAAGCGGCTCTATCGATGGGACTAAATAATCGACAAGCGTACTGGCATATCATTTTACCGCAGGCAGCAAGAATTGCAGTACCACCGTTGAGTAACTCATTAATTTCACTAGTAAAAGATACATCGTTGGCGAGTGTTATAACAATTGTTGAAACATTCTATCTTAGCCAGCAAATTGCGGCACAAAATTATCGAATCCTTTCGATGTATTTGTTGGTCGCTTTTATCTATGCAACAATTACAACGATTCTAACCATGGGTCAACAATTTTTAGAGCTCTATGCATCGCGTTACTTGAATTGA
- a CDS encoding SepM family pheromone-processing serine protease, translating to MKKLHVKKTKIWLLSILGGLIAIGLLIPLPIYSEVPGLSVGLKQFIKVDQKKPKVDGDFNITAVSMYRVTGLGALLALMNPHADLLTEDEVTGGVSNADSNRINQIYMNNSLNAAKAVAFKAANVPFKHDFNGIYVMSIQNNSKFKNDLHIGDTITKVNEEVKNSAAGFQSAIRQSAIGQPISITFQHGKQVKTVSRPTVAIAQTGKKIPGVGISLTDNSTITSDTQVDADMGDIGGPSGGLMFSLELYDALSSDNLADGRIIAGTGTIDDNGQVGEIGGIDKKVIAAGKAGAKIFFAPYIDLPKKYLKYEEKGQTNYQLAKKTAQKYEPQMKVVPVKTFQEAVDYLKTHPNTTKAS from the coding sequence TTGAAAAAATTGCACGTAAAAAAAACAAAAATTTGGCTATTGTCGATACTCGGCGGGTTGATTGCCATCGGATTATTAATACCATTACCAATTTATTCCGAAGTTCCAGGTCTATCGGTTGGATTAAAACAATTTATAAAGGTAGATCAAAAAAAGCCTAAAGTTGATGGTGATTTCAATATCACAGCCGTTTCAATGTATCGGGTGACAGGACTTGGTGCCTTGTTAGCATTAATGAATCCACATGCTGATTTATTGACCGAAGATGAGGTCACAGGTGGGGTTTCAAATGCGGATTCTAATCGGATCAATCAGATTTACATGAATAATTCATTGAATGCAGCGAAGGCGGTGGCTTTTAAAGCGGCCAATGTCCCTTTTAAACATGATTTTAACGGGATTTATGTCATGTCAATTCAGAATAATTCAAAATTTAAAAATGATTTGCATATTGGTGATACGATTACAAAAGTAAATGAGGAAGTTAAAAATAGTGCTGCTGGTTTTCAGTCTGCTATTCGTCAAAGCGCAATTGGGCAACCAATTTCAATTACTTTTCAACATGGCAAACAAGTGAAAACAGTGAGTCGTCCAACTGTTGCCATTGCGCAAACTGGGAAAAAGATTCCGGGTGTCGGCATTAGTTTAACTGACAATTCTACCATCACTTCTGATACGCAAGTGGATGCAGATATGGGTGATATTGGTGGGCCATCAGGTGGATTAATGTTCTCGTTGGAGCTCTATGATGCGCTAAGCTCGGATAATTTAGCAGATGGGCGAATAATAGCTGGCACTGGTACAATTGATGACAATGGTCAAGTGGGAGAAATTGGGGGTATCGACAAGAAGGTTATCGCAGCAGGTAAAGCTGGTGCAAAAATTTTCTTTGCCCCTTATATTGATTTACCAAAAAAGTATTTGAAATACGAAGAAAAAGGCCAGACTAATTATCAACTTGCTAAAAAAACGGCCCAAAAATATGAACCACAGATGAAGGTTGTCCCAGTGAAGACATTCCAAGAGGCAGTCGACTACCTTAAAACGCATCCAAATACAACAAAGGCAAGTTAA
- a CDS encoding nucleoid-associated protein: protein MIIKHTILHILEKDAKNLLLSQNEMDINRPNLHDYLEKQIQKFNNGDFKTGQLMGNDYLAQVLDDSNNMNFGDKSARLAEKLFAVIESLPEVPGGDLLVIEFTDDDDDYFALFKVNFAPRFSHIVDYDDDVMVNQLVLNQAVLPGAGTTPDEGIIVNLMDGSYRLIEKSYRHEGQRIQYFSERFLEIEPAASVKKELQGIKQAVKHVADKFDVPMHEALATTQETIFENVSEFGTISTEKIANAVFGDNISAKEMYDDALSSREINHEIEVANPLKYQKKYATQKFKLDSGIEVFIPVEAYQNKDVIEFINQPDGTMTLMIKGIDDINSKFNG, encoded by the coding sequence ATGATTATTAAACACACAATTCTACACATTTTAGAAAAAGATGCTAAAAATTTACTTCTATCACAAAATGAGATGGACATTAACCGACCTAATCTGCATGATTACTTGGAAAAACAAATTCAAAAGTTCAATAATGGGGATTTCAAAACTGGTCAGCTCATGGGTAATGATTATTTGGCTCAAGTGTTAGATGATTCAAATAATATGAATTTCGGTGATAAAAGCGCACGCTTAGCAGAAAAGCTATTCGCAGTAATCGAGTCTTTGCCAGAAGTGCCAGGGGGTGATCTCTTGGTCATTGAATTTACAGATGATGATGATGATTACTTTGCGCTATTCAAAGTCAATTTTGCACCGCGTTTTTCACATATTGTTGATTACGATGATGATGTGATGGTGAATCAATTGGTTTTGAATCAAGCGGTTCTACCCGGCGCTGGTACAACGCCAGACGAGGGCATTATCGTTAATTTAATGGATGGTAGCTATCGTTTGATTGAAAAGTCCTATCGGCACGAAGGACAACGTATTCAATACTTTTCCGAACGATTTTTGGAAATTGAGCCAGCAGCGAGTGTCAAAAAAGAATTACAGGGCATCAAGCAGGCGGTTAAACATGTAGCCGACAAATTTGATGTGCCAATGCATGAAGCCTTAGCAACGACGCAGGAAACGATTTTTGAAAACGTCAGTGAGTTTGGGACGATTTCAACTGAAAAAATTGCCAATGCTGTCTTCGGTGATAATATCAGTGCAAAAGAAATGTATGACGATGCCTTATCATCACGAGAAATTAATCATGAAATAGAGGTGGCTAATCCTTTAAAATACCAAAAGAAATATGCCACGCAAAAATTCAAGTTGGATTCGGGTATTGAAGTTTTCATTCCGGTTGAAGCATATCAAAATAAAGACGTGATTGAATTTATTAATCAACCTGATGGAACAATGACCTTAATGATTAAAGGTATTGATGATATTAATAGTAAATTCAACGGCTAA
- a CDS encoding YlbG family protein yields MSFQIKARRSLIVYLNNVRQAKQLRRFGIVDYISQRMKYAVIYMDEADIEQKRQLIERLGFVKSVEISHWPDVDSTVGGVNEEVEFAVDDTDLEDVIVDEEV; encoded by the coding sequence ATGTCATTTCAGATTAAGGCACGCCGAAGTTTGATTGTATATTTAAATAATGTCCGTCAAGCCAAACAATTACGGCGCTTTGGAATAGTCGATTACATTTCACAAAGGATGAAATATGCGGTTATTTATATGGATGAGGCCGATATTGAACAAAAACGTCAACTCATTGAACGTCTGGGATTTGTTAAATCCGTTGAGATTTCGCACTGGCCTGATGTTGATTCGACCGTTGGTGGCGTCAATGAAGAGGTTGAGTTTGCTGTAGATGATACCGATTTAGAGGATGTCATTGTTGATGAGGAAGTATAA
- a CDS encoding transporter substrate-binding domain-containing protein, protein MKKRLWQGLLATVILLSSGLIGQQVQASTIQKGTLTIGLEGTYAPFSYREKGKLVGYEVDVANKVAKKLKLKPKFAQTKWDSLIAGLGSKRYDVVFNNVGITDERKAHYLFSTPYLYSKTVLIQRKDGQMKHLSDIKDKKFAQSTTSNFGQMAKDNGAKIVAVPGMVEAMSLIESGRADGELNDKGAYAIWKKENPKTKVKAVELSTAEAPDVPAAPLLNKNNVKLQKQINRALKSLKEDGTLKKLSIKYFKTDLTKK, encoded by the coding sequence ATGAAAAAGAGATTATGGCAGGGATTATTAGCAACGGTTATCCTATTGAGTAGTGGCTTGATTGGACAACAAGTTCAAGCATCAACGATTCAAAAGGGCACTTTAACAATTGGGCTCGAAGGCACGTATGCTCCGTTTTCTTATCGAGAAAAGGGGAAATTAGTCGGGTATGAAGTTGATGTTGCTAATAAGGTTGCAAAAAAGCTCAAACTAAAGCCAAAATTTGCGCAGACAAAGTGGGATTCGCTGATTGCAGGGCTAGGTTCAAAACGCTATGATGTTGTCTTTAATAATGTTGGTATCACTGATGAAAGAAAGGCGCATTATCTATTTTCAACACCATACTTGTATTCAAAGACTGTTTTGATCCAACGTAAGGATGGTCAAATGAAGCATCTATCTGATATTAAAGATAAAAAATTTGCACAATCGACGACATCAAATTTCGGTCAAATGGCTAAAGATAATGGGGCCAAAATCGTCGCAGTACCTGGTATGGTTGAGGCAATGAGTCTCATTGAGTCTGGTCGGGCTGATGGCGAATTGAATGATAAAGGCGCCTACGCCATTTGGAAAAAAGAGAATCCAAAAACTAAGGTGAAGGCAGTGGAATTAAGTACGGCTGAAGCACCTGATGTTCCGGCAGCACCGTTATTAAATAAAAATAATGTTAAACTACAAAAACAAATTAACCGAGCTTTGAAATCTTTGAAAGAAGATGGTACGCTAAAGAAGCTGTCAATTAAATACTTTAAAACAGATTTAACTAAAAAATAA
- the typA gene encoding translational GTPase TypA — protein MAKRENIRNIAIIAHVDHGKTTLVNELLKQSDTLDARENIGDRAMDTNDIEKERGITILAKNTAVKVGDKQINIVDTPGHADFGGEVERIMKMVDGVLLVVDAFEGTMPQTRFVLKKAFEQNLTPIVVVNKVDRPGARPQEVVDEVLDLFIELGADEDQLEFPVIFASAMNGTSSLDPDLATQEHTMTPVFNTVFETIPAPEDNSSEPLQFQVALLDYNDFLGRIGIGRVFRGTIKIGDSVEVMKLDGTSQNFRVTKLFGFIGLDRVEIQEAVAGDLIAIAGMEEISVGETVTDPEHPEALPVLRIDEPTLQMTFRQNDSPFAGREGKFVTARQIEDRLRRELHTDVSLRVEDTDQAGAWLVSGRGELHLSILIETMRREGFELQASRPQVIYRDIDGVQSEPYESVQIDTPDEYASTVIDSLNQRKGEMINMESVGNGQTRLTYMAPSRGLIGYATEFMSATRGYGIFNHTYAEYRPIVRNWEPGRRNGALVSITQGTTTNYAIMGVEDRGQMFVGAGVEVYEGMVVGMNSRDNDISVNVTKMKPQSNVRSSNKDQTASIKTPRVMNLEASLEFLNDDEYVEVTPENVRIRKEILNTSEREKASKRRKMAQQ, from the coding sequence TTGGCAAAGCGCGAAAACATCCGCAATATTGCAATCATTGCCCACGTCGACCATGGTAAGACGACATTGGTGAACGAACTTTTGAAGCAATCTGACACACTTGATGCCCGTGAGAATATCGGGGATCGTGCGATGGATACCAATGATATTGAAAAAGAACGTGGAATTACCATCTTGGCGAAGAACACGGCGGTTAAAGTTGGTGATAAGCAAATTAACATTGTTGACACACCTGGCCACGCTGACTTCGGTGGTGAAGTTGAACGTATCATGAAGATGGTTGATGGTGTCTTGTTGGTTGTTGATGCCTTTGAAGGAACAATGCCTCAAACACGTTTCGTTTTGAAGAAAGCTTTCGAACAAAACTTGACACCAATCGTTGTGGTTAACAAAGTTGACCGCCCAGGTGCACGTCCACAAGAAGTTGTGGATGAAGTACTTGACTTGTTTATTGAATTAGGTGCTGATGAAGATCAATTAGAGTTCCCTGTTATCTTTGCTTCAGCAATGAATGGTACGTCATCATTGGATCCTGATTTGGCAACACAAGAACACACAATGACACCAGTATTTAATACTGTATTTGAAACAATTCCTGCACCAGAAGATAACTCATCTGAACCATTGCAATTCCAAGTGGCATTGCTTGACTATAATGATTTCTTAGGCCGTATCGGAATCGGACGTGTTTTCCGTGGCACAATTAAGATTGGTGACTCAGTTGAAGTCATGAAGTTGGATGGCACATCACAAAACTTCCGTGTCACTAAGTTGTTTGGTTTCATCGGATTAGACCGTGTTGAAATTCAAGAAGCGGTTGCGGGTGATTTGATTGCGATTGCTGGAATGGAAGAAATTTCAGTTGGAGAAACAGTCACTGATCCAGAACATCCAGAGGCATTACCAGTTTTGCGTATTGACGAGCCAACGTTGCAAATGACATTCCGTCAGAACGACTCGCCATTTGCTGGTCGTGAAGGAAAGTTTGTCACTGCTCGTCAAATTGAAGATCGTCTACGTCGCGAATTGCATACTGACGTTTCATTGCGTGTTGAAGATACTGATCAGGCTGGTGCATGGCTCGTTTCAGGTCGTGGTGAATTGCACTTGTCAATCTTGATTGAAACAATGCGTCGTGAAGGCTTTGAATTGCAAGCTTCACGTCCACAAGTAATCTATCGTGATATTGATGGCGTGCAATCAGAACCATACGAATCAGTTCAAATTGATACACCTGATGAATATGCATCAACAGTTATTGATTCATTGAACCAACGTAAGGGTGAAATGATTAATATGGAGTCTGTTGGTAACGGACAAACACGTTTGACATACATGGCACCTTCACGTGGCTTGATTGGGTATGCCACTGAATTCATGTCTGCTACCCGTGGATATGGTATTTTCAATCATACGTATGCAGAGTACCGGCCAATTGTTCGTAATTGGGAACCTGGACGTCGTAATGGGGCTTTGGTTTCAATTACACAAGGAACGACAACTAACTATGCAATCATGGGTGTTGAAGACCGTGGGCAAATGTTCGTTGGTGCCGGTGTTGAAGTGTATGAAGGTATGGTCGTTGGAATGAACTCTCGTGATAACGATATCTCTGTCAATGTGACAAAGATGAAGCCACAATCAAACGTTCGTTCATCTAATAAGGATCAGACAGCTTCAATTAAGACACCACGTGTCATGAACCTTGAAGCGTCTTTGGAATTCTTGAATGATGATGAATACGTCGAAGTAACACCTGAAAACGTTCGTATTCGTAAAGAAATTTTGAATACTTCTGAACGTGAGAAGGCGTCAAAGCGTCGTAAGATGGCACAACAATAA